In the genome of Candidatus Hydrogenedentota bacterium, the window GGTCCACGGCCACCATCTGCCGCCCACGCTCCAGACCGCCGAGGCCACGAACACCATCATGAAGGGCACCCTCGAGGAGACTCTGAACCGGGTCGAGCGCGAGATGATTGTCGAGGCCCTCAAGGACGCCAAGGGCAACAAGGCTAAGGCCGCCCGGCAGTTGGGCATCTCGGAGCGCCTCATGGGGCTGCGGGTGGAGCGCTACGACATTGATCCCAAACGCTACCGGACCCCCTGACAGGGTCTCCGGGGAAGGGAACGGGCATGGAAGAGAAGCCAAAGGGATACGCCGGAGACTACGGCGAGGAGCCTTTCTGGGACAAGGTCCGCAACTACGCGCGGCAGGCGGGCTCGGGGCTGATTGAAATGGCGCTCCAGCTTTACTTTGCGGCGCGGGACAATCAGACCCCCGCATGGGCGCGCACGGTCATCTATGGCGCATTGGGCTATT includes:
- a CDS encoding DUF1232 domain-containing protein codes for the protein MEEKPKGYAGDYGEEPFWDKVRNYARQAGSGLIEMALQLYFAARDNQTPAWARTVIYGALGYFIAPVDAVPDIIPGMGFVDDLGVLTAAVAAVAMAVNDGHRARAREFMVKFFGGGDAGG